A stretch of Enterobacter cloacae complex sp. ECNIH7 DNA encodes these proteins:
- a CDS encoding helix-turn-helix domain-containing protein: MSMELMVKAMKVRVGNPLRKLVLLKLADNASDRGECWPSYQHIADQCEISKRSVMNHIDALCECGLVKKELRPGPKGNSSNVYRLDFSSAGDSLGGSANSSLPGAGDSPHSAGDSLGGSANSSLPGAGDSPHSAGDSLGGSANSSLPGAGDSPHSAGDSLGGSAGAAPRISHSFEPVNESVIEPKYNGSSDNDSENRSSKGNYSNEFEQAWQAYPKRAGGNSKAAAWKAWKARIKDGVTTEAMLAGVNRYAGYVRATGSAGTQYVKQAATFFGPDRHFEEAWQAPSGPTNGRSGGLPVSGFSEQDYGQSDCNW; encoded by the coding sequence ATGAGCATGGAATTGATGGTTAAGGCAATGAAGGTAAGGGTAGGTAATCCACTTCGTAAGCTCGTCCTCCTGAAGTTGGCCGATAACGCAAGTGATCGCGGTGAGTGCTGGCCGAGCTATCAACACATAGCGGATCAGTGTGAAATCAGTAAGCGATCTGTGATGAATCACATTGATGCTTTGTGTGAATGCGGCTTGGTAAAAAAAGAACTTCGCCCGGGGCCAAAAGGTAACTCAAGTAATGTTTATCGCCTTGATTTTAGTAGTGCAGGAGATTCACTAGGGGGTAGTGCAAATAGTTCACTACCTGGTGCAGGAGATTCACCCCATAGTGCAGGAGATTCACTAGGGGGTAGTGCAAATAGTTCACTACCTGGTGCAGGAGATTCACCCCATAGTGCAGGAGATTCACTAGGGGGTAGTGCAAATAGTTCACTACCTGGTGCAGGAGATTCACCCCATAGTGCAGGAGATTCACTAGGGGGTAGTGCAGGAGCTGCACCCAGAATCAGTCACTCTTTTGAACCAGTCAATGAATCAGTCATAGAACCTAAATATAACGGTTCATCTGACAACGATTCTGAAAATCGCTCTTCCAAAGGAAACTATTCCAACGAGTTCGAGCAGGCATGGCAGGCATACCCAAAACGTGCTGGTGGTAATTCCAAGGCCGCTGCCTGGAAAGCCTGGAAAGCTCGAATTAAAGACGGTGTTACCACTGAGGCAATGCTGGCTGGCGTAAACCGTTATGCCGGTTATGTCCGTGCTACAGGTAGTGCTGGAACACAGTACGTGAAACAGGCGGCGACTTTCTTTGGTCCCGATCGGCATTTCGAAGAGGCATGGCAGGCACCGTCTGGCCCAACAAACGGAAGGTCTGGAGGTTTGCCGGTGTCCGGGTTCAGTGAGCAAGATTATGGCCAGTCAGACTGCAACTGGTAA
- a CDS encoding helix-turn-helix transcriptional regulator — protein MNNLRKLRLSLHLTQRGLAEEIGQTISSIGHYESGRRTPDIKTCHQLVEVLRKNGKNLSIEDIFPPSSGV, from the coding sequence ATGAACAATCTTAGAAAATTAAGACTATCGCTTCACCTTACCCAGCGTGGTCTGGCTGAGGAAATTGGTCAGACTATTAGTTCTATTGGCCATTACGAATCAGGAAGGCGAACTCCTGATATTAAAACATGCCATCAGTTGGTAGAAGTATTGAGAAAAAACGGTAAGAACTTATCTATCGAGGATATTTTCCCCCCATCCTCAGGAGTGTGA